From the genome of Ignavibacteriales bacterium:
ATTATTATTGCATCCCACGGGCATACTGGTGTTGAGCATATTCTTTTCGGCAGTACTGCAGAAAAGGTTGTTAGGAAAGCTCCTTGTCCAGTGTTAACTCTGCGGGAACCAGTGAAAGGTTTTACCTATAAAGCATAACTTATTCAAATAAAATAATTTTAGAATTGAAATACCTCTTATGTTTCTTTTTAATAAAAAAATTAAAATACTATTTCTTTATGTAACTCCATTAATTATTACAGGATGTTTCTCTTCCAAAAGCGGAGTTGAAAAAACAAGTAATGAAATTATAATATTACCACGGTCAGCCTGGAATGCTTTAGATCCCAAACCGTTTCCATCTCAAATTCCGGAACGGATCACAATTCATCACGAAGGAGAATATTTATCCCCGGATGCAAATGCTGCAGAAAAAATAAAAAACACTCAAATCTGGTGCATAGGCAAAGAAAGAAATTGGTCCGATATTCCTTATCATTTTCTTATAGACTTAAAGGGAAATATTTACGAAGGAAGAAATGTCTTTACTGCTGGTGAGACTAATACAATTTATGATCCTTCCGGGCATTTGCTTCTTACTTGTATGGGAAATTTTGAAGAGCAGGAAATTTCTAATGAACAGCTAAATGCACTAATTAATTTAACTGCATTTTGTTGTAAGAAATATCAGATAAATCCAGAAACTATTAAAAGCCACCGGGATTATACTGAAACCTTGTGCCCAGGTAAAAATCTGTATAAATATTTCCAGAACGGATATATCATTAAAAAAGTTAAAGAGGAACTTGCTAATCTTTAATTTTATTTTATCATAGGTTTCATAATTAATTCATTCCTTTGATTATTAACTTCATTCATCTATTTTTGCAAATAAAAAAAGGATATAAATGGATTATCACTTGCTTGCCAAAAAAGCAATTGAAGCAAAAAGAAATGCTTTACCTACCTATTCACACTTTCATGTTGGGGCGGCTCTTTTAACTCTTGAAGAAAAAGTTTATTCTGGAGTTAATGTGGAAACTTCTTCTTATGGTTTGACAATGTGTGCAGAACGTACGGCAATATTCAAAGCTATTTCAGAAGGAGAAAGAAATTTCAAAGCTATTGCAATCGCAAGTGATTTACCAGGTTTTTGTCCACCCTGTGGAGCATGCAGGCAGGTAATTTGGGATTTATGTGCAGATATTGATGTAATAATGGTGAACCATAAAAATGAATTATTGGTAAAAAAGATAAGCGAACTTCTTCCATTTGCCTTTGGTGATGATAAGTTAAATGAATTATGAAGTTCCGTAATTCATGAATGATTATAAATAATTAATTCGAAATAAAATTGAATATTGATTCTGAAGATATTTCGCTTGGAGAAGCTATATGGAATTAGCACCGCACTCAACACCAAAAGATACCGGTTGGATTGAAGTAATAGCTGGTTGTATGTTCAGTGGTAAAACTGAAGAATTGATTAGAAGATTACGACGTGCTCAAATTGCCAAACAAAATGTAAAAGTTTTTAAACCTAAAATTGATGTAAGATATTCTACAAGTAAAATAGTTTCTCACAGTGAACAATCACTTCCCTCTTTGATTGTAGAATCTCCTCAAGAGATTTTAGAACTTGCAAAAGATGCGCAAGTAATTGGTATTGATGAAGCACAATTCTTTTCCAGCGAGCTTATTAGTGTATGCAATAAATTAGCTGATGAAGGAAAACGCGTAGTTGTTGCTGGCCTTGATTTAGATTATCGTGGAATTCCTTTTGAACCAATACCTCAACTTCTTGCCATAGCAGAATACATTACAAAAACATTGGCAATTTGTGTGGAATGCGGTAACCCTGCAGACAGAACACAGCGCAAAATAAAATCAGAAGAAAGAGTTGTTGTTGGCGCTGCAGATTCATACGAAGCACGCTGCAGAAAATGTCATTACATTCCATAATTAAAAAGAGAATATTATGAACACAGTTTCACTTTTAAGAGGAATACTTGGGCTAATTGTTTTACTTTCAATAGCCTATTTATTTTCCAATAATAAAAAGAAAATTAATTGGAGATTGGTAGGTAGCGGTTTATTACTTCAAGTTGTATTTGCCATTTTTGTTTTAAAAGGAAGTGAACTAGCAAGTTTTTTTTCACCGCTTGGCTGGCCTAAAAAGTTAATTGAAGGTGTCGGTTATGTTTTTGTATTAATTCTTGGCTTTACTACCGAAGGATCCAAATTTGTTTTTGGCTCGCTGGCAATTAGTCCAGGTAATGCGGGCAGCCTTGGAATGTTCTTTGCGTTTCAGGTTTTACCAACAATTATTTTCTTCGCAAGCTTAATGTCTGTTCTTTACTATCTAGGAATAATGCAAAAAATTGTTCAAGCAATGGCTTGGGTTATGGCAAAAATTATGGGAACAAGCGGTGCTGAATCACTTTCTAACACAGCAAATATTTTTGTCGGTCAAACCGAAGCTCCATTAATGATAAAGCCATATATAAAAGGAATGACGAAAAGTGAACTCCTTACAATTATGGTTGGTGGTATGGCAACTATAGCAGGTGGAGTAATGGCTGCTTATATTCAAATCCTGGGAACAACGTATGCACAGGTAATGAATATATCACTTCAGCAAGCTCAAATATTATTTGCCACACATTTACTTGGGGCTAGTGTAATGGCGGCACCAGCAGGACTGCTAATTTCAAAAATTCTCTATCCCGAAACTACTGAACCAGAGACGAAAGGAAAAGTAAAAGTACCTGTTGAAAAAAATGCTTCCAATGTTGTAGAAGCAGCAGCTGTTGGAGCCGGTGATGGCTTAACGCTTGCCTTAAATGTTGGTGCTATGTTAATTGCTTTCATTGCTTTGATTGCATTATTAAATTATTTATTGCACGGACTTGGAGAAATTACCGGTTTGAACGCCATTATATTAGCAAAATTCAATCAACCTTTAAATCTGCAATTTCTTTTTGGTGTAATACTTCAATACCTGGCTATGGCAATTGGCGTTCCTTTAAACAATGCAATGCAGTTTGGTAGTTTGATTGGAACAAAAGTAGTCCTTAATGAATTTGTTGCTTATGTCGATTTAACTAAAATGATAGAATTCAAACAGCTTGATCCTAAAACTATCTTTATGGCAACTTATGCATTATGCGGATTTGCAAACTTCAGTTCTATCGCTATACAAATTGGTGGAATAAGTCCTCTTGCACCAAATAGAAGAAGCGATATTGCAAGTCTTGGTTTAAAAGCTGTGCTCGGTGGTTCTCTTGCTACCTTAATGACAGCCACCTTGGGTGGAATATTATTTTAATCGGAGGAATTTTTGGTTGACTTACATTTCAAGTACAAAGAACTGATACAAATTCTTGAAAAAGAATCTCTTTTCATTCCGGATATTTCAATTGTACTTGGAAGTGGTTTAGGGGATTTTGCAGAGAGTGTTGATACTATAAAAACAATAAGTACTTCCGATTTACCAAATTATCCCAAATCAACAATTCCAGGGCACCAGGGTAAAATTCATTTTGCAAAATATAGCGGTAAAAATATTCTTTTATTCCAGGGAAGAATTCATTTTTATGAAGGCTATTCATTAAACCAATGTATACTTCCAGTTTTAATAGCTCACCAATTAGGATCAAAAAAAATCCTTTTAACAAATGCGGCTGGAGGTATTAATGTAAATTTTAAACCCGGTGATTTGATGTTAAATGATTCATTCAATTCAATTAACATTAAAAAAGAATTAACCGACCTAATTGGTTTAGGTTCCTTGGATACAAGGAACAGGTTTATTGATTTCCCATCATCTTTGATGAATGAAAAATTTAGAAAAGCGGCATTAGAAGAAGATATCACTTTGCAAAGCGGAGTTTACTGGTTTACTAAGGGACCGAGTTATGAAACTCCAGCAGAAATAAAAATGATGGCTAAGTTTGGTGCCGATGCCGTTGGTATGTCCACGGTTCACGAAGCAGTTTATGCAGCTCATTTAGGAATGGATGTTGGCGCAATTTCTTGCATCACTAATTTTGCAGCAGGAATTTCCCCGGTAAAATTATCTCACAACGATGTAACTGAAACAGCTAACCTGGTTAAAGCAACTTTTGAAAGATTGGTTAAAAGAATAATATCAATTGTTTAATTGATAAATTGTTGCATTGTTAAATAGATTTGAGATTAATCTATTTTGATTCTTGATCAGCAATTTAAAAGTGTTACATTGAATAAGTTGTAAAATTAAATAAGTGAAATGTCATTTAAGAATGGAAATTTATTTCTAACCTGATCTACTTTTTCCAATTCAATTTCAGCTATTACAACTTTTTCTTCATTTTCTAAAGAAACAATCTCTTCACCCATTGGATCAAACACACTACTAAATCCATTATATTGATTCTTTGGATCTGTGCCAACTCTATTTACTCCAATCACATAGCATTGATTTTCTATCGCCCTGGCTTTTAGCAAAGTTCTCCAATGTTCAATCCTTGGAATTGGCCAGTTAGCTATATTAATAATCAAGTGTACTTTTTCTTTTCCATAAAATCTATATAACTCCGGGAAACGAAGATCGTAACAAATTGAAAGACCAATTTTACAATCATTGACAATTGTTGTGCGTGGAGCATCTCCTTTTGCAAATTTTTTATCTTCACCAGAAAAAGAAAACGGATGTATTTTACTATACTTATTTATCAGAACGCCACTTCTGCTAATATGAATTAAAGAATTGAATATCTTTTCCTCTTGTATTTCAATAACTCCGGCAATAATATCTGAGTTTAATTTCTGAGAAATGGTTTTGAAGAATTGGAAACTTTCTCCATCGATGGACTCAGCAAACAGAGATGATTTCATTGTAAATCCTGTTAATGTCATTTCAGGAAAGATTATCAGATCAACATTTTTTGTTATCTGATTAACCATCAATAATAATTTATCTTTGTTTGCTTCTTTATCTTCCCAAACAGGATTGTATTGTACTAAACCAATTTTCATAATTGACTTAATTTTTTGATAGAAAGTTAATGAAGTAAATAAATTTATACAATATAAGATTGCACTATTATAATTTTTGAAGATAGTTGTTAACTGCTTCAGCAACTTTCCTTCCGGAATTGATTGCTCTAACTACAAGACTTGCTCCGGTTATTGTATCGCCAGTGGCAAAGAATCCATTAGTTGATGACATATAATTGGAATCAACTTTAATATTTCCTCTGTTATCAATTTCAATATTTAGGTCCTTTACAAGAGAACCATGTTCAACATGGATAAATCCCATTGCAAGCAAAACCAAATCAGCATCTAAGATAAAATCAGATCCATCTACTTCGAGGAATTGTTTGTTCCCTTCTGTCCACTCCAAATCTTTGCAGTTTATCCTTTTTACTTTACCATCTTCACCTTCAAAAGATTTTGCCATAAAATTCCATCTTCTTTCACAACCTTCATCGTGCGAGCTTGATGTGTGCAGGATGAGCGGCCAATTTGGCCAGGGATTATAAAGTGTTCTTTCAATTGGTGGCTGCGGAAGAATCTCTACTTGCGTAATGCTTTTGGCACCCTGACGATTTGAAGTACCAACACAATCAGACCCAGTATCTCCGCCACCAATCACTACCACGTTTTTATTTTTAGCAGAAATAATATTTTCTTCGGGAATAATATTGCCTGCATTTATTTTATTTTGCTGCGTTAAAAAATCCATTGCAAAATGAATTCCCTTCATCTCTCTTCCGGGAATATCCATATCTCTTGGAATTGTTGAACCAGCAGCCAGAACTACTGCATTAAAAGATCTTTGTAAATATTTGGCTGAAATATCTATCCCAACATTCACTC
Proteins encoded in this window:
- a CDS encoding carbon-nitrogen family hydrolase, with protein sequence MKIGLVQYNPVWEDKEANKDKLLLMVNQITKNVDLIIFPEMTLTGFTMKSSLFAESIDGESFQFFKTISQKLNSDIIAGVIEIQEEKIFNSLIHISRSGVLINKYSKIHPFSFSGEDKKFAKGDAPRTTIVNDCKIGLSICYDLRFPELYRFYGKEKVHLIINIANWPIPRIEHWRTLLKARAIENQCYVIGVNRVGTDPKNQYNGFSSVFDPMGEEIVSLENEEKVVIAEIELEKVDQVRNKFPFLNDISLI
- a CDS encoding NupC/NupG family nucleoside CNT transporter; translation: MNTVSLLRGILGLIVLLSIAYLFSNNKKKINWRLVGSGLLLQVVFAIFVLKGSELASFFSPLGWPKKLIEGVGYVFVLILGFTTEGSKFVFGSLAISPGNAGSLGMFFAFQVLPTIIFFASLMSVLYYLGIMQKIVQAMAWVMAKIMGTSGAESLSNTANIFVGQTEAPLMIKPYIKGMTKSELLTIMVGGMATIAGGVMAAYIQILGTTYAQVMNISLQQAQILFATHLLGASVMAAPAGLLISKILYPETTEPETKGKVKVPVEKNASNVVEAAAVGAGDGLTLALNVGAMLIAFIALIALLNYLLHGLGEITGLNAIILAKFNQPLNLQFLFGVILQYLAMAIGVPLNNAMQFGSLIGTKVVLNEFVAYVDLTKMIEFKQLDPKTIFMATYALCGFANFSSIAIQIGGISPLAPNRRSDIASLGLKAVLGGSLATLMTATLGGILF
- a CDS encoding glutamate synthase subunit beta, producing MGKPTGFLEYTRTNPKKRSITERITDFREFDQLLKKDEVAEQASRCMDCGIPYCHSQGCPCGNRIPDWNDMVYKNQWKKALTLLHSTINFPEFTGRVCPAPCEFACTLSINQSAVTIKHIELQIVERGWEEGWIVPEISTYKSGKRIAVVGSGPAGLAAAQQLARTGHDVVVFEKSDRIGGLLRYGIPDFKLEKKIIDRRLEQMKAEGVVFETGVNVGIDISAKYLQRSFNAVVLAAGSTIPRDMDIPGREMKGIHFAMDFLTQQNKINAGNIIPEENIISAKNKNVVVIGGGDTGSDCVGTSNRQGAKSITQVEILPQPPIERTLYNPWPNWPLILHTSSSHDEGCERRWNFMAKSFEGEDGKVKRINCKDLEWTEGNKQFLEVDGSDFILDADLVLLAMGFIHVEHGSLVKDLNIEIDNRGNIKVDSNYMSSTNGFFATGDTITGASLVVRAINSGRKVAEAVNNYLQKL
- the cdd gene encoding cytidine deaminase, translating into MDYHLLAKKAIEAKRNALPTYSHFHVGAALLTLEEKVYSGVNVETSSYGLTMCAERTAIFKAISEGERNFKAIAIASDLPGFCPPCGACRQVIWDLCADIDVIMVNHKNELLVKKISELLPFAFGDDKLNEL
- a CDS encoding thymidine kinase, which encodes MELAPHSTPKDTGWIEVIAGCMFSGKTEELIRRLRRAQIAKQNVKVFKPKIDVRYSTSKIVSHSEQSLPSLIVESPQEILELAKDAQVIGIDEAQFFSSELISVCNKLADEGKRVVVAGLDLDYRGIPFEPIPQLLAIAEYITKTLAICVECGNPADRTQRKIKSEERVVVGAADSYEARCRKCHYIP
- a CDS encoding peptidoglycan recognition family protein codes for the protein MFLFNKKIKILFLYVTPLIITGCFSSKSGVEKTSNEIIILPRSAWNALDPKPFPSQIPERITIHHEGEYLSPDANAAEKIKNTQIWCIGKERNWSDIPYHFLIDLKGNIYEGRNVFTAGETNTIYDPSGHLLLTCMGNFEEQEISNEQLNALINLTAFCCKKYQINPETIKSHRDYTETLCPGKNLYKYFQNGYIIKKVKEELANL
- a CDS encoding purine-nucleoside phosphorylase; translated protein: MVDLHFKYKELIQILEKESLFIPDISIVLGSGLGDFAESVDTIKTISTSDLPNYPKSTIPGHQGKIHFAKYSGKNILLFQGRIHFYEGYSLNQCILPVLIAHQLGSKKILLTNAAGGINVNFKPGDLMLNDSFNSINIKKELTDLIGLGSLDTRNRFIDFPSSLMNEKFRKAALEEDITLQSGVYWFTKGPSYETPAEIKMMAKFGADAVGMSTVHEAVYAAHLGMDVGAISCITNFAAGISPVKLSHNDVTETANLVKATFERLVKRIISIV